A window of Dysidea avara chromosome 1, odDysAvar1.4, whole genome shotgun sequence genomic DNA:
TCACACTTACCAGTTTGGTGGCATCATGCCGTAAGTGTGAAATTTAGTGTAAGTGTGAAAACTGGTAAGTGtgaaattctttaaaactggtAAGTGTGAAATTCTTTCGCACGTGCTGTTTCGCGCGCATTCCTTTGGACCATGCCAGTGGCATGGTCCAAAGGAATGCGCGCGAAACAGTGGCATGGTCCAAAGGAATGCGCGCGAAACAGCACGTGCCCGAGGTAAAACCCCCAATGCTAATTACGTTTTGAACGAAATCACGGAGTTGCAGCTGATTTACTGACAGCATTTAACATGGTTCCTTACAGAAACATATTAACTTCGTTGGATATACCGCAATCTAAGGTACGCCAATGTGTTAAAGGTTTTAAGGAAGCAACATTTCCCCCTTCTTTTTCGACGTGTGATATCAATGGTTTTTATCACTCGTAAGTATTCTTGCTGCCATTTTGATGTTTGATACTAAAGGTTTTAAGCAATGGTGTCTGATAAATTCACTACCTGTCCCTACGTTTTACGTAAAAGGTCTTACCAGTTGCTGGCATTACTGCTACCACCTATACGTTGTATACTAAAGGATTTGCCTGTCGCTGTTATACCTGCTTCTTTTACGTTTACTATCAAAGGTTTTACCTGTCGCGGATATACCACCTGGTATGCATGTTCTGTATTTAAAGGATTTAGCCGTCGCTGTTATCCCAACCATAATGGTGTTTCCTTTAGTTGTAAAGGATTGGACACTTCGCTGATTTCCCACCTTCGTTTCATACCTTTATATTAAAAACAACCTACatcaatattatatatataatacctaTACCCGGGTTGCCGCGGTTTGCCAACTTGACAAATTGACACAATAAGCCACATTATTACATGACGGTAATTTTCAGTTCACTTACTTTGGGTTGCGAGTTGCGTTGCATCATAGGTTGCTTTAACCACCACCACATGCTGGAGTAATCAGAATCACTGAGACGGGACGCTTACCGTGTTTTCAGGTTTCtggcgaaaatcaaagcattaacgtgatcaaacacgtgatccgtGCTTCGAACTAGCAAGGCTTACATAACTTGCAACATACTAGCAATACTTGAACGTGTACAATGATTGATCGGCAAAAGGTAGGAATATTCACTTTAATGCCTTGCAAGTTCGAGATGTTTGAATTacagatcacgtgtttgatcacgtttatgctttgattttcgcaagaaacctgaaaaacacggtatgTGGGCAGTAGGTTGATATATTGAGTCACGTGATCTCATACGCACGTGATCTCGTATACACGTGATCTCATATGCATGTGACCTAATTGCTCCTAGCTAGAGATTGTGCAAGAACATTACAATAGCGATTATATCAATATCTACAACCATGCAAGTTTAGTGTACAGGTGAAGATAAGCTGCTGCTTTTTAAACAAGTCACTACAAGTTGTTGCACTGGCTAATAATATGAAGACCACAGGAATTATAGAAGCACTCAGCGATTTATCAAAATTAGtatttttaataattattgtactgaGGAAGCAAGCGATGCTATAGCATTAGCAATCTCAAGTAATTTAATTTAATACCCATATTATTTGTTTGTGAAAACAATCTTCGAGCAGGTGtagcaaaaattttaaatgCATTAAATTGTGTATCAATTAAAGAACTGAACTTTCGAGATAGCAACATTTCTGAAAGTGCTGCTTCAGAGTTTGCTGTTACTATTTCTAATCAGCGTTGTTTGGAAGAATTAGTTTTAGATTATAACCACTTGTGTACAAAATTCCTAACACTTGCAAGATCACTGCATAGCATAAACACATTAAAACTACTTAATCTTAACAACACTTCCCTCACTGAAGAAGCTGCTGATGCCATTGCTCTGGCAATATCAAGTAATCATGGATTAGAACAACTATACCTTGGGAACAACAAACTTCGTGCTGGAGGAATCAAGATAGCAAGAGCTTTAAAAAGTATATCAACACTGCAAATATTGGATCTTAATGATAATCACATGCCCGTAGAAGTGGCTCTAGAATTAGCATCTGCTATTGCACGTAATTCTTCCCTAAAGCAATTAAGGGAAGAACTATGGCTTGACAATTATTTGTTAATATCAAATAATACTGCGCTTGAAGAACTATGGCTTGGCAATAGCAGGTTTAAAGCTGGaatactaaaagttttaaaggcATTAGAAGTAGTACCAAAGCTCAGAGCATTAGACATTGAGGCTAATCATACACCAGGAGAAGTATGCGATGGACTAGCAAATTTTATGCAGTGTAACAGTAGTACAGATTTACATACTTTGTTCTTGGAGGGTAATGATTTACATTTAACTGGAGCTACACTTGTTGAAGCTTTGTGCCTCTTGACTAATTTGAAAGCAATAGATTTGaatggtaataatattacaggagAAATGGCTGATAAACTAGCAGTTGCTATACCCAATATGACTTCACTACAACAACTATGGTTAAAAAACAATAACTTGGAGACTGATAAGGTAATAACAATTGCTCAATCACTGAGCAATTTAACAACAATAAAACAACTTAGCCTTACAGGTATATAATCAAATCACAGGAGAAGCAGCAGATGCCATACTGTCAGTCATTCACAGTAATAGTAAACTAGAGAAGCTTTATCTTTGTGATAATGGTCTTCAAGCAGGTGCACTGGCAATTGTTAAGTGGCTCCAAAGTGTATCTACTTTGAAGGCATTGAACCTGGACAATAACAGTATACCGGACAGATATGGTGATTGTGGAATTAGCCACCTTTATTTCCAGCATGCATTTAGTTGAAAtagatttttatttattattattttttatttattaatgctttacctggtcctacagcctgctcaaagacattagctacataagTTTTGCCTTTAACTATTTAAAACTATCTGGAAAATTCATCTTACAGGCCTTGAGTAACATGAACACCCTTTCTTTGTTATGTTTAaacaattgtgactgaattttggaaaatcacccatatgggcgcacgtGAAATAATTCGAATTTGCATGTTTACTGAGTTGataataagagcagggcacagttttgaaaatatttcaagaattttcttgtaatttaaggtatcgAGAATGGCTTCAAACCaccaacaagtagatttgtgcTATAAAGTTTTTGATTTgctcattaaatattttaggtgtcaaatgtgcccatatgggtgattttccaaaattcggccACAATTGTTTTCTGACAAATGAAGTTGGCGGCTGCCGTTATCAATAATTTTTCTTTAATTTCTAGAAACAAATGAAGCAGTATCAACTTGCCAATCATTAAAACATTTATCTACATTGAAAGTTTAAACATCAGTAGTAACAGAATTACTGAAACTGTTGCAGAAGATCTAGCATCAGTAGTGATGAGCAACAACAGATTAAGCACATTGACTCTTAGTGGATGTAAACTTAAGAACAAAACTGTCAAAATATTAAGAGCTCTTCAAGTTGTATCATCAATTACTGTTTTATTCCTTGGTTATATGGACATGTCTGATGGTGTGGTAACTGATTTAGTACTGGCTATTAATAATAACCCTCTTCTCAAGAATCTATGGTTGTGCAGCAATAAGCTTTCTAGCAGTTTGGTTGAAATAATGCATACCTGCAAAAGAAGTGCTAAATATTTAATTACACTAAATGTAGAATGGAATTCTGTTGATCCATCCACAATTACTAATCTAGTACAAACGATTGGTACCATTAATACTCTTGAAGCACTTTTTGTTGGAGGTCTAACTGTGACTATTGATGAAAAGTATATATATCTTTATAACTTATTATTGTATTTAGAAAAACTATGTTCCCATCCTAACATGCAGATATAACTTCAGTTGCAGAATGTAGAGTAGTAGAGATTTTAAACTGTGAACTTCAAAGGCACAAAATATCTAGCAGTATTAAAGCAAACTATGATGTGGATTATCTGCTATTTAATTATACTGACGCAGTAGTTGTTGGTGAACTTTATGATTCATACTTTACAAGCAAATGTGATTTCCTCTCAAGTTACAAAAAGGCTAAGATGAAGTTATCACAGGTTGATGCTGCTACAATTATTTATTCACTACTGGTTATTTCAAAGCTAAAAAGTTTTTGATTTGGAACAGAGTAATATTGATGAAGTTGCTGCATTTGAACTGGCTGCTCTTATAGGATGCAGCAGTTCTCTGGAGCAGTTGTGGCTTGGAGGTAATCAACTAAGTACTGTTGGTGCCATCTTTATTTTAAACTCACTGGTGAATGTGTCAACACTGAAAGTACTTGATCTGAGTTATAACAATATAGGCTGTCAATCAGCTGATAGTGTAGCAGCTGTTATTCAGTGTAATCCAATGTTACAATACCTGGGCCTGGATGGTAATGACTTGATGGACACAGGAGTTGTGACCATTTGCCATACACTGAAATGTATCACAAAGTTGAGAGTATTAAGTTTGAGTAGCAATGGTATTACTGATGATGCAGTAGAAGCAATTACtttaaatttttgtaatttctaGTAATAATTGTTTGGAAGATTTGTTACTTGGCAATAACAAATTGAAATATGAAGGAATATGTAAAATTGTCCATTCTCTTAAGAACCTATGCTGATTAAGAAAACTTGACTTGTATCATAACAAATTTTCTAAACAGGTTGCAGATGAATTTGGCAGTCATCCTATCTAATTTTTACACTCTTCAAGAACTCTATCTAAGTGACAACATGTTGAAAGCTGAAGGAGCGATAAAGATCTTTGAATCATTAAAACACAAATCCAAACTTCAGGTG
This region includes:
- the LOC136246620 gene encoding NLR family CARD domain-containing protein 3-like → MIDRQKRCLEELVLDYNHLCTKFLTLARSLHSINTLKLLNLNNTSLTEEAADAIALAISSNHGLEQLYLGNNKLRAGGIKIARALKSISTLQILDLNDNHMPVEVALELASAIARNSSLKQLREELWLDNYLLISNNTALEELWLGNSRFKAGILKVLKALEVVPKLRALDIEANHTPGEVCDGLANFMQCNSSTDLHTLFLEGNDLHLTGATLVEALCLLTNLKAIDLNGNNITGEMADKLAVAIPNMTSLQQLWLKNNNLETDKVYNQITGEAADAILSVIHSNSKLEKLYLCDNGLQAGALAIVKWLQSVSTLKALNLDNNSIPDRYEDLASVVMSNNRLSTLTLSGCKLKNKTVKILRALQVVSSITVLFLGYMDMSDGVVTDLVLAINNNPLLKNLWLCSNKLSSSLVEIMHTCKRSAKYLITLNVEWNSVDPSTITNLVQTIGTINTLEALFVGGLTVTIDENKCDFLSSYKKAKMKLSQSNIDEVAAFELAALIGCSSSLEQLWLGGNQLSTVGAIFILNSLVNVSTLKVLDLSYNNIGCQSADSVAAVIQCNPMLQYLGLDGNDLMDTGVVTICHTLKCITKLRVLSLSSNGITDDAVLTLSNNNITDEAIDELCLVLAQNPRLQVLLLGGNKLQTDGVVRIAQVVKCENTVMRLLALCNNDHRRIFFGLL